The following are encoded together in the Juglans microcarpa x Juglans regia isolate MS1-56 chromosome 2D, Jm3101_v1.0, whole genome shotgun sequence genome:
- the LOC121249612 gene encoding probable acyl-activating enzyme 5, peroxisomal — protein MEELKPKPANSSPLTPIGFLDRAAAVYGDCPSVVYNDTTYTWFQTHRRCLQLASSLSSLGIKSGHVVSVLAPNLPAMYELHFAVPMAGAILNTINTRLDARMVSIILRHGESKLVFVDHLCRNLAVEALSLFPPHVQRPVLILITDDEVSLTVPSSSSADHFLATYEGVVEKGDPEFKWVRPKSEWDPMVLNYTSGTTSSPKGVVHCHRGVFIVALDALIDWPVPKHPVYLWTLPMFHANGWSFPWGMAAVGGTNVCLRKFDCHTIYRLIERHGVTHMCGAPVVLNMLSNSSDYNKRSLRKPVHILTAGAPPPASVLLKTESVGFSVSHGYGLTETCGIVVSCAWKPQWNRFPASERARLKARQGVRTVGMTEVDVVDAESGESVKRDGLTPGEVVLRGGCVMLGYLKDPEGTSKCMRDNGWFYTGDVGVMHPDGYLEIRDRSKDVIISGGENLSSVEVESVLYSHPAVNEAAVVGRPDEFWGETPCAFVSLKDDARMATEKEIIEFCRAKLPHYMVPKTVVFRDDLPKTSTGKIQKFVLRDQIAKSMGSSRASRM, from the coding sequence atggaagagtTGAAACCGAAGCCGGCAAATTCATCACCTCTAACCCCAATAGGCTTCCTGGATAGAGCAGCTGCTGTCTACGGCGATTGTCCTTCTGTCGTCTACAACGACACCACCTACACTTGGTTCCAGACCCACCGCCGATGTCTCCAATTAGCCTCGTCTCTCTCTTCCCTCGGCATCAAGAGCGGCCACGTTGTCTCCGTTCTGGCTCCGAACCTCCCCGCCATGTACGAGCTCCACTTCGCCGTACCCATGGCCGGCGCCATCCTCAACACTATCAACACCCGTCTTGATGCCCGCATGGTTTCCATCATTCTCCGTCATGGCGAATCAAAGCTCGTCTTCGTTGACCACCTCTGTCGCAATCTTGCTGTGGAAGCCCTCTCTTTGTTCCCACCACACGTCCAGCGCCCAGTTCTTATCCTCATTACGGATGACGAGGTCTCACTGACAGTACCATCATCGTCGTCGGCCGATCATTTCCTTGCCACTTACGAAGGAGTAGTAGAGAAAGGCGATCCTGAGTTCAAGTGGGTCCGCCCGAAGAGCGAGTGGGACCCCATGGTTTTGAACTACACTTCCGGTACAACCTCCTCTCCTAAAGGTGTGGTACACTGCCACAGGGGAGTATTCATCGTAGCTCTTGATGCCCTCATAGACTGGCCTGTACCAAAACATCCTGTTTACTTATGGACCCTACCGATGTTTCACGCTAATGGCTGGAGCTTCCCTTGGGGCATGGCAGCTGTTGGTGGAACCAACGTCTGCCTCCGTAAATTCGACTGTCACACAATCTACCGCCTCATTGAAAGACACGGCGTGACTCACATGTGTGGTGCTCCTGTGGTGCTCAACATGCTATCCAACTCTTCTGATTACAATAAGCGATCGCTCAGAAAACCCGTTCATATCCTCACAGCCGGGGCTCCACCACCGGCGAGTGTACTGCTTAAAACCGAGTCAGTGGGTTTTTCAGTGAGTCACGGTTACGGGTTGACTGAAACGTGTGGTATCGTGGTGTCATGCGCCTGGAAACCACAATGGAACAGGTTTCCTGCGTCGGAGAGAGCTAGGCTAAAGGCAAGACAAGGAGTGAGGACGGTGGGGATGACTGAAGTGGACGTAGTGGATGCGGAGTCAGGAGAGAGTGTGAAACGAGACGGGTTAACACCCGGTGAAGTCGTACTAAGAGGCGGGTGTGTGATGCTGGGTTATCTCAAAGATCCGGAGGGGACCTCCAAGTGCATGAGAGACAATGGTTGGTTTTACACTGGGGACGTGGGAGTCATGCACCCAGATGGTTATTTGGAGATCAGGGATCGGTCAAAGGATGTGATCATAAGCGGTGGAGAGAATTTGAGCAGCGTGGAGGTGGAGTCGGTGCTGTATTCGCATCCGGCGGTTAACGAGGCGGCCGTAGTGGGTCGGCCGGATGAGTTCTGGGGAGAGACGCCTTGTGCGTTTGTGAGCTTGAAGGATGATGCTAGGATGGCAACTGAGAAAGAGATCATAGAATTTTGTAGGGCTAAGTTGCCACACTACATGGTGCCCAAGACGGTGGTGTTCAGGGATGATTTGCCCAAGACTTCTACCGGGAAGATCCAGAAGTTTGTGCTCAGAGATCAGATTGCCAAGAGCATGGGATCTTCAAGAGCTAGTCGGATGTAG